In a single window of the Tellurirhabdus bombi genome:
- a CDS encoding response regulator, producing MKILVVEDEPKLASFVKKGLEEQSCEVDIAYDGQIGRTMALSSLYDVIVMDVNLPKMNGFDVAQSIRAEGLKTPILMLTAMGSVDDKVTGFEAGADDYLVKPFEFRELLARIRALSKRNANAGAQANLLKIADLELDLNEKIARRGGRRIELTAKEFGLLEYLMRNRGRVVSRIDIAEKVWDIHFDTGTNVIDVYVNFLRKKIDKEYPIKLIHTVIGMGYILKEE from the coding sequence ATGAAAATTCTGGTGGTAGAAGATGAACCCAAATTGGCTTCGTTTGTCAAAAAGGGATTAGAAGAGCAGTCGTGTGAAGTAGACATTGCATACGACGGTCAAATTGGTCGCACAATGGCGCTTAGTAGTCTGTATGACGTTATTGTCATGGATGTCAACCTGCCCAAAATGAATGGGTTTGATGTAGCCCAGTCGATTCGTGCCGAAGGACTTAAAACCCCCATCCTTATGCTAACCGCTATGGGATCGGTGGACGACAAAGTCACGGGTTTTGAGGCTGGTGCCGACGACTATCTGGTCAAACCGTTTGAGTTTCGGGAGTTGCTGGCGCGTATCCGCGCCTTGAGCAAACGCAATGCTAATGCTGGCGCACAGGCTAACCTCTTAAAAATAGCGGACCTGGAGCTAGACCTAAACGAAAAAATAGCCCGGCGTGGCGGACGGCGCATCGAACTGACAGCCAAAGAATTTGGTTTGCTCGAATATTTGATGCGGAACCGTGGCCGCGTTGTGTCGCGAATTGATATCGCCGAGAAAGTATGGGATATCCATTTTGACACTGGTACCAATGTAATTGATGTTTACGTTAATTTTCTTCGGAAAAAGATTGATAAAGAATACCCTATCAAGCTTATACATACCGTAATTGGGATGGGGTATATCTTGAAAGAAGAGTGA